One window of Panthera tigris isolate Pti1 chromosome C2, P.tigris_Pti1_mat1.1, whole genome shotgun sequence genomic DNA carries:
- the LOC122241974 gene encoding keratin-associated protein 19-8-like yields MSYYGNYYGGLGYGYGGLGCGYGGYGYGGCGYGGFRKLGYGRGYGGYGYGCCRPLCYGRYWSHGFY; encoded by the exons atgtCCTACTACGGCAACTACTATGGAGGTCTAGGTTATGGCTATGGTGGCCTGGGCTGTGGCTATGGCGGCTATGGCTATGGCGGCTGTGGCTATGGCGGCT TCAGAAAGCT TGGCTATGGCCGTGGCTATGGTGGCTATGGTTATGGCTGCTGCCGCCCGTTGTGCTACGGAAGATACTGGTCCCATGGCTTCTACTGA
- the LOC122241889 gene encoding keratin-associated protein 6-3-like yields the protein STTSTANTMCGSYYGNSYGGCGYGGCGYGGCGYGGCGYGGCGYGGCGYGGCGYGGCGYGGCGHGGLGCGYGSWYGCGFRRLGCGYGSCYGCGYGYRSHSLHGCGSGCGY from the coding sequence AGCACAACCTCAACAGCCAACACCATGTGTGGAAGCTACTACGGAAACTCTTATGGAGGCTGTGGCTATGGAGGCTGTGGCTACGGAGGCTGTGGCTATGGAGGCTGCGGCTATGGAGGCTGCGGCTATGGAGGCTGTGGCTATGGAGGCTGTGGCTACGGAGGCTGTGGCTATGGAGGCTGCGGCCATGGAGGCCTGGGCTGTGGCTATGGCTCCTGGTATGGCTGTGGCTTCCGCAGACTGGGCTGTGGCTACGGCTCCTGCTATGGCTGTGGCTATGGATATCGCTCCCACTCTCTCCATGGCTGTGGCTCTGGCTGTGGCTACTAG